One window of Equus quagga isolate Etosha38 chromosome 4, UCLA_HA_Equagga_1.0, whole genome shotgun sequence genomic DNA carries:
- the ZNF804A gene encoding zinc finger protein 804A: MECYYIVISSTHLSNGHFRNIKGVFRGPLSKNGNKTLDYAEKENTIAKALEDLKANFYCELCDKQYYKHQEFDNHINSYDHAHKQRLKELKQREFARNVASKSRKDERKQEKALQRLHKLAELRKETVCAPGSGPMFKSTTVTVRENCNEISRRVVVDSVNNQEDFKYTLIHSEESAKDVTTVTTDPESAGNYTAKNNQRGDQAQGLHRHKIGFSFAFPKKASVKLESSAAAFSEYNDDASVEKGFSRKSRFVPGACHLQLSSPTDVLLGSEEKANSFHIPEGMCTDKETAQTQEMKEVSSEQDALLLPSFYQFQLPLSSDADSCQNSVPLADQILQEDVIINEDISMSDNSSELLGNKSTVLDMANDCISLQATTEENVKDNDVSVIEVENKNHGPEMLAPSNSEEDNRSLHKKTDPYKRPSEPFVPVLNKDRSTVLQWPSEMLTYTTTQPSISYSCNPLCFDFKSTKLNNNLDKNKLPLNDLYSQQNGEDICKRPVLDCKDTSTAGLTDYEIGGRRNEYTQVTPLLADDNTLSNTCDSGKNENTDQRYKNISCRIRKTKKYNLTKNQIKQDTVDEKYNKMRLKDTHEHWFHKSRRKKKRRRLCQHHSGEKTKESETHFKMEMENSYTDTTRKNLLETITEKEYLAAEQLWDSYQLPDKRAKSASTNLSANEEICKTWSSEYNNDDAVSSKTHCKKNSIVLNGKSNPTMIHPGKHNLTYSRTYCNWKAKMSSCSQDHRCLVLPNDMKCLSQNQAVKRGYNSLINESERSHRKRRQYSHSCSSDESLNRQNYLPEEFLRPPRASAPCKPKRKRRRKRSRFHTGFEALELKENTDYPMKGNSSLHYQGELISEDKKEEIKPQEIANVERNLEQTDRVENKLHPSSPLPSEISGETEPLVMDTTPGELPEISNEPTTSVYVASAPTKEEINNTLLKHKEGSENRDVNEKQIPYKVPNIERNSRQSRPKSYLCHYELAEVPPQGKMNEASTEWLRFNSGILNAQPPLPFKEAHVSGHTFVTTEQILAPLALPEQALLIPIENHDKFKNLPCEVYQHIIPANMLANKVKFTFPPAALPPPSTPLQPLPLQQPLCSTSVTTIHHTVLQQHAAAAAAAAAAAAAGTFKVLQPHQQFLSQVPALTRTSLPQISVGPVGPRLCPGNQPTFVAPPQMPVIPASVLHPGHLAFPPLPHALFPSLLSPHPTVIPLQPLF; this comes from the exons aGGCTCAAAGAACTGAAACAAAGGGAATTTGCTCGAAATGTAGCATCTAAATCcaggaaagatgaaagaaaacaggaaaaggccCTCCAACGCCTGCACAAGCTGGCCGAGCTAAGAAAGGAAACTGTATG TGCTCCTGGAAGTGGCCCCATGTTCAAGTCAACAACTGTTACTGTGCGAGAAAATTGTAATGAAATTTCCCGAAGAGTTGTTGTGGATTCAGTTAATAACCAGGAAGATTTCAAATATACTCTGATTCACAGTGAAGAGAGTGCTAAAGATGTTACCACTGTTACTACAGACCCAGAAAGCGCAGGTAATTATACAGCAAAAAATAACCAACGTGGAGATCAAGCCCAGGGACTTCACAGACACAAAATTggcttttcttttgcatttccaaagAAAGCATCTGTGAAGCTGGAGTCCTCAGCTGCAGCCTTCTCTGAATACAATGATGATGCCTCTGTGGAAAAAGGATTTAGCAGAAAAAGTAGATTTGTCCCCGGTGCTTGTCATCTTCAACTATCTTCACCAACAGATGTGCTTTTGGGTTCCGAGGAGAAAGCTAACTCTTTTCATATACCAGAGGGAATGTGTACTGACAAAGAAACTGCTCAAACTCAAGAGATGAAAGAAGTTTCTAGTGAACAAGATGCATtattattaccttcattttaccAGTTTCAGCTTCCTTTATCTTCTGATGCAGACAGTTGCCAAAATTCAGTCCCATTGGCAGACCAAATATTACAGGAAGATGTTATTATTAATGAAGACATATCTATGAGTGATAATAGTTCTGAGTTGTTAGGAAATAAATCCACAGTTCTTGACATGGCTAATGATTGCATATCTTTGCAAGCTACAACTGAGGAAAATGTTAAGGACAATGATGTATCCGTAAttgaagttgaaaataaaaatcatggccCTGAGATGTTGGCCCCTTCTAATTCTGAAGAAGATAACAGAAGCTTACATAAAAAAACAGATCCATATAAAAGACCAAGTGAGCCATTTGTACCAGTTCTTAACAAAGACAGATCCACAGTTCTCCAGTGGCCGTCAGAAATGCTGACTTACACAACTACTCAACCATCAATCTCCTATAGCTGTAATCCTCTCTGTTTTGACTTCAAGTCCACTAAATTAAACAACAATCTAGATAAAAATAAACTGCCCTTAAATGATCTTTATTCCCAGCAGaatggagaagacatttgcaagaGACCAGTCTTAGATTGCAAGGACACATCTACTGCAGGACTCACTGATTATGAAATTGGAGGTCGCAGAAATGAATACACCCAAGTCACTCCTCTTTTAGCTGATGATAATACTCTCTCCAATACTTGTGATTCtggaaaaaatgagaatacaGATCAGaggtataaaaatatttcctgtaggatcagaaaaacaaaaaaatataatcttactaaaaatcaaataaaacaggATACTGTAGAtgagaaatacaacaaaatgagGTTAAAAGATACTCATGAACACTGGTTCcataaaagtagaagaaagaaaaaaagaaggaggttATGTCAACATCATAGTGGGGAGAAAACCAAAGAATcagaaactcacttcaaaatggaaatggaaaatagttACACTGATACAACTAGGAAAAATCTACTGGAAACAATTACTGAAAAGGAGTATTTAGCTGCAGAGCAATTATGGGACTCATATCAACTCCCTGATAAAAGGGCCAAATCAGCATCTACAAACTTAAgtgcaaatgaagaaatatgtaAAACCTGGAGCAGTGAATACAATAACGATGATGCTGTCAGTTCTAAAACCCACTGTAAAAAGAACTCAattgttttaaatggaaaatccAATCCAACAATGATACATCCTGGGAAACACAATTTGACATATTCCAGAACTTACTGTAATTGGAAAGCCAAAATGTCCAGCTGTAGTCAGGATCACAGATGCCTGGTTCTCCCAAATGACATGAAATGCCTGAGTCAGAATCAGGCTGTTAAAAGAGGTTATAATTCTCTTATTAATGAATCAGAAAGATCCCATCGAAAACGTAGACAATATTCACATTCTTGTTCTTCAGATGAAAGTTTAAATCGACAGAATTATTTACCAGAAGAATTTTTGAGGCCACCACGTGCTTCTGCTCCCTGTAAGcctaaaaggaaaaggaggagaaaaagaagcagattCCACACCGGATTTGAAGCTTTGGAACTGAAAGAGAATACAGATTATCCCATGAAAGGCAATTCTTCCTTACATTACCAGGGTGAGTTAATAAGTGaagataaaaaagaggaaattaaaccACAAGAAATTGCAAATGTCGAAAGAAACTTGGAACAAACAGACCGAGTAGAAAATAAACTGCACCCTAGCAGTCCCCTTCCTTCTGAAATCAGTGGAGAAACTGAGCCCTTAGTGATGGATACCACTCCTGGTGAATTGCCAGAGATTTCCAACGAGCCCACGACATCTGTCTATGTAGCCAGTGCcccaacaaaagaagaaattaataataccTTGCTTAAACACAAAGAAGGAAGTGAGAATAGAGATGTTAATGAAAAGCAAATTCCTTACAAGGTGCCTAATATTGAAAGAAACTCTAGACAGTCCCGACCTAAATCATACCTTTGCCATTATGAACTGGCCGAAGTCCCTCCACAAGGAAAGATGAATGAGGCATCAACTGAGTGGCTGCGTTTTAATTCAGGAATCCTTAACGCACAACCACCACTACCATTCAAAGAAGCACATGTCAGTGGTCATACCTTTGTAACAACAGAGCAAATCCTGGCTCCATTAGCTTTACCAGAACAAGCATTATTGATCCCGATAGAAAACCATGACAAATTCAAAAATCTACCATGTGAGGTCTACCAGCACATCATCCCCGCGAATATGCTGGCCAACAAGGTCAAATTTACTTTTCCTCCAGCTGCCCTCCCGCCCCCTAGCACACCTCTGCAGCCTCTGCCTTTGCAGCAGCCCTTATGTTCTACCTCTGTAACCACTATCCACCACACTGTTTTGCAGCAGCATGCGGCAGCCGCTGCAGCCGCAGCGGCAGCGGCAGCCGCAGGAACATTTAAAGTGCTTCAACCACACCAACAGTTTCTTTCCCAAGTCCCAGCTCTCACCAGAACATCGTTACCTCAGATCTCAGTAGGACCAGTAGGACCAAGGCTTTGTCCTGGGAACCAGCCAACTTTTGTTGCTCCTCCTCAGATGCCAGTCATCCCAGCTTCAGTCCTTCATCCTGGCCATCTGGCTTTCCCGCCTTTACCCCATGcacttttcccttctctgctttccccACACCCTACTGTCATCCCACTGCAGCCCCTCTTCTGA